A window of Paenibacillus phoenicis genomic DNA:
GCGCAAACGTCAAATAGGATTTGCCGCAACCGAAATCGACGATCGTCAGCGGCCGGCCCGTCGGCAAATGAGGAAGGACGTCCTCAACCATTTCGAGGAAACGGTTGATTTGCTTGAACTTATCGTACTTTTTGGCAAGCACCTTGCCTTCCCCGTTCATGATCCCCAGCTCCACCAAAAACGGAACCGGCGTTCCTTCCTCCAGCACATATTGCTTCTTCCGATTATGGGTCAGCGTCCCCAGCGGTTTGCGTGACGGTGCTTTTTTCAGAATCGTGACCTTGAACTTCTTGCTGATCAAGACCTGATAATCGGCCTCCGCCGTGCATAGCAATCCTTGCCGGAACGTCTCCTCAAACAGCTTTGTCAGCTCGTCCGCAAATGCCGCGGCCGGGATATTTTGATGCAACACCTTGTTTGGGTAGTGGTAGGCAAATTGATAGTGTAAGCTCTTTTTGATTTCGACCGGCTTGATTTGGACTTTGGTGTATTCCGTCTCCCCCGGTCTGCGGCGGCCGCTGATCGTTGCCGTGATCAGACTGCCCTTCTCCGCCAGTTCGTTTGCGAGTTTGCGCAGTGATTCCATGTTTGATTAACAGCTGCCTTTCTGCATATTAGTCATTCCGTTTGTTCAAAACCGGGCCTCCACGTCGGCAAGCCCCTCCTCAACTTCCTCAGCCGGCAAGCCCCCAGCTGCAAGCGTATCCCGCGGAAGCGCGAGCAATCGCTGGTAAAACTCCACCGCGTCTTCTTTGGTGGCATGGCCTTCCTCCAGCAAGCGGTAGAGTGCATTTTCCGCCTGGTCGTAGCGGCCTTCACCTTCTTCCCATTGCAACACCAGCCATTCGGTGTCCGGCGGAAGACGGTAGGGCTTTAACAGCGATTGCAGCTCAGCAATAGCCGCGGGCAGATCCCAAAGGGAGCGGTCCGCACCATGCAGCGCAGCGGTCAAGTAAAGATGAAGCGACTTGATCCAACGCTTTGCCGCTTCGTCCGGCTCTCCAGAGCTCTCGTACACGTCGCCCTCTTCTTTGAGCAGACGGGACAGACTTTGGAGCTTGTCCGCCTCGATTTCCCCGCCGCTTTGAAACAGGCGTACGATGTCTTTAGCGGGCAAGTTCTCCAGCAGCTGGGAGCTCAAGCGAAACTGCCCTTTAAACAGCTCGTCGAGCGTCCATAACGCTTCGATCTTCTTTTTCTGCTGTTTAAGCATAAACACTTTTCCCAGTACCTCGGTCATTTCCTCGATCATCTTCATAAGGTAATCTCTTCGCAGCACGGTTCCTCCCCCTCTCGTCCCTGATTCAAGCTGGCTTCCCGCCAATTCAAAAAAAGCCGGAAACCGGAGTTCCCCATGAAATCTCCGGTTCCTAGGCCTCGGTTCGACTAGCTGATCATTGCGAAACATTGTTCAAAAGTGCTAGGTTTTACACTTCCACGGTCTTTTCCGTTACGCTGCGCATAAAATCGGCGATGACCGCTGTCAGCTGCTCCGGCGCTTCATACATGCTCATGTGACCCGCGCCTTTGATGACCGCCTTTGTGACGTTGGGTCCTTCGGTCGTAAACAGCCGCGCCATCGGTACGACGGTATCGCTTTCACCTGCGACCAGCAGCAACGGAAGCGATGTCGCCTCCATCACGTCACGGCGGTCGGGCCGCTCACGCATAGCCAGCGCGGCTCCCGTCGCCCCTTGAGGCGGCGTCTTGTAGCCAATCTCCTTTACGCGATCCACTTCGGCTCCAAGTTTGCTGACATTGTCCGGTGCAAATAACCCCGGCACGAGTCCGTCCACAAAGTGGGTGATGCCTTCGGACCGAATGCGGGAAACCGCCTGAAGCCGTTTCTCCTTGGCTTCCTCACTGTCCGGATAGCCGGTTGAATGGATCAGACCAAAGGCATTTAACCGATCTGCATACCGCTGAGCCAACGATAGGGCAGTGTAGCCTCCCATCGAATGACCAAGCAGCGTGTACTTGGTGATGCCCAATGCCTCCATCAGACCTGCGACATCGTCCGCCATTTGATCGATCGTATACGCGCCGACTGGCGCAGTTGTGGCCCCGTGGCCCCGAAGATCGGGGGCGATGACCTGATATTGTTCGGCAAGCAGCGGCTGAACCTTCTCCCAGTAAGCGGAGCTGCCGCAAAAACCGTGCAGCAAAACTACTGTTTCGCCCTGTCCTTGTTGTTCATAGGCGATCGTTGTTCCGTTAACTGTTACTTTGTCCATTACGCTACCCACTTTCATCTCAATTTTTAGAGGTTGTTCAAAAAGTTATCTTTGGATCACGATGTAAACCATGAAGCGCATTCGACATCGAATCTTGAATTCAGCCGGTCGCTCCGTTGCTCACTTAGATCCTATCTACGCTCCGCTACTCACTCCCTAGCTTCATCCAACCTTCTCGGTACTCCAAACCTAACTTTTTGAACTCTTATTTGAACTGGTTGTTCAAAAAGTCATCTTCGGATCCAACCCTTCACCGAAATGCCGATGCCGCAGCGCCCGCGATTTCATCGGCCATTTGCATGACCTTGTATAGCGAGGTCATCTGCAGCGTCCAATAGGGCTTGGGGCCGTTGACGTTAACGACTGCGGCAATGCTGTAATGCCCGACCTCCGGCAAGCTGGCCCCGACGGATTGGGCCGGTTGCAACGGCTGGCTGGACACGAGGTACGTCCCCACCGAATCGGCCATCCCCAGGCAGGCATCGATGGCGATGATCACGCGCCCTTCGGGGATTTCGGCCATGCGCCTCTCCAGATTGGTTGCGTCACACGGCTCGCGGAGCGTTCCAATGACGTGCTCAAATCCCTGCTCTGTCAGCTTCGTCCCCACCAACGGCCCCAGCGCGTCTCCCGTCGACCGATCCGTACCGATGCATAGAAAGGTAACGTCCTCACGAAGATGCCGGGCACGAATGTCTGCAAAAAAAGCCGCCAGCTCCCCGCCGCTCAGCTTCCTCCGGTTTACTCCCGCCGCCGGCCATTCCTTCTGTTCCTGCATGACCTAGACACGCTCCCTCCCGGTATTTCGTAACCTGATTGTAACGCATTCGGACGCCGGACCGCAAAATTTCATGAACCGCTTCCCTCGTGGTACAATAGCTAATAACCCATAAATCGGAAGGATGAAAACTTATGGATCTATCCATCAAGAGCAAGGAAAATATCGAGTTCATGATCGAAGCGATCAAAAGCAAGTTGAAAATGGCCTCCGCAGCGGCGATGTCGGCGTCCGCATTCCACGTTAACCAATATGATGATATCCGCGATGTTTATGACATCGTCATGAGCAAAGAGCGGCTTAGCATCTCCGAAGTTGAAGCGCTCGCCCAAGAGCTGGGGAGACTGCGGAATAAAGCCTAACCGGCAAGCTGCTCTAAGTCAGAGTTAGCGTTCCAGCTGAAACGCGATTTCGGCTTGCCCTACTTCCCAGCCCTCATCGTTCTTGATCGAAGACGGGAATGCTTCGCGGAGCTTCTGCAGCGTTCCCTCGTTTTCGTATCCGAGCTGCTCCAGCACGGATAAAGCGATCATTCCCCACTCCTCCTCGGAGCCGTCCTGAATTTTAAACGTGATCCCTAGGCGCTCGCGGCGCAGAGCAAACGCATAAACCCCTTTAAAACCGCCTTTGGCCACGATATTCGGATCGCCCAGCAGGATCGAATCGATCCGCCCGGTGCCGGCAACCAGCAAGGGTTGGCGGTTCATAGCGCCGGTAATGACTCTGACCGCCTCAGCGGTAGCCGAATCCTCGATCAAATCCGGACATGCCAGCTTCAAATAGGCGGAAGCCAAAGCGGATAACGGGAGGGCGAAAACAGGAAAACCGCAGCCATCCGTCCCCAGCGAAATCTGCGCTTCCGGAATCCCCGCCAAGCCGGCCAGCGTCACCAAGATTTCCTTCTGAACCGGATGCTCCGGATGATTATAGCTTTCCAGCGGGTATCCTTTCATTTTGCAATAGGCGAGAACGCCTAAATGTTTGCCCGAGCAATTATGGTAGATTCGACGGTACGTTCCGCCTTGTCGAAGCAGCTGTTCCTTGGCGACCCGATCCAGTGGCAGGCTGGGGGCGCATACGAGCCGTTCTTCCGTAAGCCCCGTCTTCTCCAGCAGTCGATTGAGCGTCTCGACGTGGATCTCCTCGGCCCGATGCGAAGCGGCCATGATGGCAATCTCCTCGTCCGTTAGACCATAAGCCTCCTTCATCCCGGCGCGAATCCCCGGAATCGCCTGAATCGGCTTGGCCGCAGAGCGGGTAAATACGGTGGCTCGGGGATTCCCTGCCTGCCCCACAATGTTCCCTTGTTCATCAACGACGCAAATATGACCATAGTGGGCGCATTCCAGCAGCCCCCCGCGATATTCATTAACCAGCAAAGCTTCGTTATAGTTCATCTCATGTTCTCTCCTTAACCTGATCCATTCCCTGCTCATTTTGCTCCATTCCTACACAGTATAGTACTTTGGAAGCCCGCTGGCTATAGAACGTCCTGCAAGAATCGAGAGAGCGCCAGGTATATGATATATGGCCGTTTGTGCAAACTATTTACGGTTTCATACGAGAACAAAGGAGGAATCGTCCATGACCCAACCCGAGGACCTGCAGGAGCAGTATGTCGCGGGGCAAATCCGTGCTGCCCAAGCCGGCGCATATCCCGAGCATAAAGATATCGAAGAAGCGGAGAACGGATCCATGGTGAATGACATGGAGGATTTGATTCAGTTGGGAGAAGACATGGAGGCGATGCAACCGAACCGGGAAGACAAGAAGGACGGCTTGCTGCCCGATCCCGGGCAATAGACATAACCAAAAAAAGCGCTGCCCCCAATCCCCAGGCAACGCATTTAAGTGGTGTTCATATGATTCATGATTTGCTTCAGCCGTTCGGTCGCTCGCTTCTGAATGCGGGATACACTCATCTGAGAGATGCCCAGCTTCCGGGCAATGGCCCTTTGGGATTGCCCCTCCTGATAGGCCATCAGCAAAACCTGCTGCTCTTGCGCCTTCAATTGTCCCAGCGCTTGTTGCAAATCCATCCGGTTCTCAAGCGCATCGTAATCATCTGCATCCGCGCTGATCACTTCGCCCAGCGTTACGGCGCTTTCATCCGGTGATAAGGGCGAATCCAGGGACACGTAATGATAACAATCCCGGCCGGCCAGCACCTCAACCGTTTCTTCAACCGAGAGCTCCAGATACTCCGCGATCTCCTGCACATTGGGAGATCGCTCCAGCTTCAGCGTCAGCTCATCGATCGCCTGCTGAACCAGCGCTCCCTTTTCCTTAATTCGCCGCGGCACTTGAATATACCAAGACTTGTCACGCAAATAATTTTTCATATGCCCGATCATACTCTTCATCGCATACGGTTCAAACGGAATACCCAGCTCGCTGTCATACTGCTGCAGCAAACGAACCAATGCCATTTCGCCCACCTGGTACAGGTCTTCGTACAAATCCGGTCGATTTCGAGCAATTTTCGCGGCGGCCATTTTGACCATCGAATCGTATTTCCGGATTAACTGCGTGGCGATCTCATTGTCTCTGGTTTGCTGGTACAGCTGAATGAGGCGGGTAGATTCGTGCAAAGAAGCTTGGGGAGCCGCACGATCGGTCATACCTTCTCTTCACTCCTCTGGAGTCGGCGGACCATCGTCACCCTTGTGCCTTTTCCGGATTGCGTTTCTACGCGGACGTCGTCCATGAGCGCCTGCATCAGATAGAAACCTAATCCGCCAATCGGGGCCTCGCTCAACTCTTTTTCATGTAGAGTCACGCCTCCAGCCTGTCGCCACGGCTCAAAGCTCTCCCCTTCATCTTTGACCGTAATAGACAAAGCATCCGTTAAGATCTCAAACGTGATTTCCATTTTGCCGGCATCCTGCTTGTACGCATACAACACGGTATTGTTGCATGCTTCGGATACCGCCACCTTCATGTCTTCGATTTCCTCATACGAAAATCCCATTTTCGATGCGATACCGTAAAGATTCAGCCTTACAATATCCACATATTCGGCTGTCGCCGGAAGGCTGATGACAATTCTCTCTGTTTCCTCTACCATTAAGACTCGATCCTTTCCTTATTGGGAGTTCTTCTGCTCCGCGAAAAACTTAGCGATCCCAGTCATTTCAAACAGCTTCCGGATATGGTCCGGTACTTCCTGCACGTAAAAACTCGAGTTCATCCCTTGCCTAGCCTTTAAGATGGACAGAAAAATTCCGATTCCGGTGCTGTCGATGTATTTCAATTCCTTCAGATTCAGGACTAAATCCGCGTCATCGATGCCAACCAGCGGGTCCATCACCTTACGGAAGTCTGGCGCTGCAGACAAGTCCAACTCACCGCGCAGCGATACGGTACAAACTCCGTTTTCCCGTTGTGTTGTGGTGGAAAATTTCAAACTTTTTCTTGTATTCATGAAATACTCTCCCTGGAATAGGTTTTCTTAATACAACATAACCCAGCTTGTCCACTGCTGAATCAAGGGGATCATTTGAACGAGATCCATACCAGACATTTATCGTCTTCTCTGTTCAGCGGGACGGCATCTTCGAAGAACAACCGGCTCATCATCTCGCGGTCGAAGTGATGGCTGCAGGTATTTAACTGCTCCTCCAGCCACGCCTGACGTGCCTCTAAGGAATCCTCCTGTCCATCCATCAACCCGTCGGTGTAGAGGACGAGATGGCCTGGTCCTTCGTAATGTAGAATCTGCGGATGCGTTTCGATTCCATCAAACAAGCCTACGGGCGGCCCCACTTGATCCAAACGAACGGGTTGCTTATTGTTCGTGTACAGGAGGGCAGGCGGATGTCCGGCATTCACGTATTCGATCACTTTGCGCCGGGTATCCACCACAAGATAGATGGCGGTGAAATAATATTGAATCAATTTGCTTTCGATATGCAGCTGGATAAAGCGACGGTTTAACTCTTCAATAACCAGCTTCGGTTCCACATAGGTAAACACGGTATCTTTGAGAACAGAGGAGATGAACATACAGAAGAGGGAAGAAGAAATGCCGTGACCCATCATATCCAGCAGGATCACCGCATACTTCCCCTCACCAAGCGAGTACCAGGAGTACAAATCTCCTGCCAATTCATAGGAAGGCTTGTACAGGGCATCGATTTCGACCTCCGAATCATGGATCGGGGGGCTAAGGACAGCGTTTTGAACAAGCGACGCCAGCTTCAATTCCTCCTGGATGCGCTGATCCCGGTTACGGTGCCAGTCCTTCTCCAGCTTCAGCCGCAGAGCCAGGCGAATCCGCGCCATCAGCTCCACCTTGTTGATCGGTTTCGTCACATAATCCACAGCTCCGGCATCCAACGCTTCCGCCAGCTTGTGGGAATCCCCAACGGCCGTGACTACGATAATGGGAATCTCCTTCAGATGCTCGGAGCGCTGCAAAATCCGACAAGCCTGAATCCCGTCCATCTCCGGCATCATCATATCCAGCAGGATCAAATCCACATCGGATGGCCCGCTTTCTTCAACCGCATCCAAATTTTTGACGCCGAGCCGCTCGAACATGTCCCGGGCCGAAGTTACGGTGACTGTGTTGCGGTAGTTTTCCTTCTTTAAAATCTCACGAATGATCATGGTATTTGTCGGATTGTCGTCAACGATCAAGATTCGCATGATAATCTCCTTAAAATGAGCTTGAGTAAGCATAGAAGTGATATACAGATCACGGTGATAAAAAAAGGAACGGGGCGCTTTCCCGTTCCTTCTCGACTCACAATGCGGGCAAGGCTTGAGTAACATAGTACATTACCCAGTCTAACTCCAGTTGAAACGGCAGATTGAATTGCCGTTAACGTCCGCTTAACTCCGATATTTCTGCCAGACATCGGCGGCGACATCCACCCATTTGACCCAATTCGCCGATTTGCGGTTCGCTTCCTGCACCGGCTGCTCTCCTTCAGCTTGCAGCGGCTGGGCCGAAGGTACAGAGGTTGCCGGAGCCGGAGATGCCGGAGCCTTTCGCTTGACCGACAGAGGACGGCTGGCGATACGGCTGGCAAGGGCTGCCGAAACCTGCTTTGTCGCCAGCGTAACTTCACTTAACACTTCACCCGCATGTTTAACCGATTCCATCAGCGGGTCGATCTGCTTCATTTTGTGCTGGATGTCGCTGGTCAGTTCATTCGCTTGCCGGACGACCTGCCGGACGTCGCTGCCCAACTCATCGATCGTTTTTTGTACGTCCTTCAATGTTTCGGTGGTTGTCTTCAGCGAATGTTCCGCCGCTTTCAGCGTTTTGACCAAATAAACGACAAGCACCACAAAAGCCGCCGCAGCCACCGCCACGCTGATCTCCCAAATCATACCTTGTTCCTCGCTTTCCGTCCTTGGGCGTTCACCCGTCTTTCCTTAACTATACACGAAAATGGGCGGAAGTGTGCGAAGAACCGTAATTCTATCGACCTTAAATCGAAAAAGCCGCTTGGCCTCCTCCATCCCAAGAACGGGGCCAAACGGCATGATTAGATTTATTTCAGGACGCTGCCGCCAAACATAAAGCGGTAAACCCAGGAGCCGTCGAGCTTGTCGACGATAACCCCGCCGGATTCATTGGAATACGTGTGCAGGAGCTGGCCGTTGCCAAGATAGATCGCGACGTGGGTAATCCGCTGGCTTTGCTTGTCGATTCCCTGGTAGGACTTGGCCGAAGAGCCTTTATAGCTCATGAAGAAGACCAGATCGCCGCGCTTCAATTGATCGATGCGATATACGGCCGTTCCATTGCTCTTTATGTAATCCCCTTGCTTGCGGGAATCCGCAGGAAGCGTAATGCCCAAGGCATCCTTATAGGCTTGTCTTACGAAATCAGAGCAATCAAACGTATTCGTATTGCTGCGGCTGGAGCCGTACTCGTACGGAGTGCCGAGGTATTTCATACCGGCCTGAATCACCTGCTCGATTTGCTGGCTAATCCCACTGGAAGGAGCGGGAGTTGGTGTTGGCTGCGGCGTGCTGGATTGTCCGCCAATTTCCAAATATTTATCTATCGTACTAACGTAACCAATCGTCCCGTCGTTCGTCTGTACTTTATAGAAATGCTCATTGCTTTGCTCGAGAATCGTTAATGTGGTACCTTTGCGAAGCATCGTGATGACGTTGCCCGAGGTGGACGGTTGATCGCGCAGGTTGACGCCGTACGTCACCGTTGCCGGCAAATTAAGCAAAGGTTGGGAAGGAGCGGTGTTCACGGTTTCCAGTTGAATGTACTTTTCGTTCGAACTGACGTAACCGATGCTCCCATCTTCGGTTTTCACTAGATAGAAATATTTATTGCTTTGATCCAATACGGTGACTTCGGAGCCCTTTTTGAGAAAACCAATCACTTTACCCGAAAGGGAAGGTTGGTCACGGAAATTGACTCCGCCGACAATATGGCCTTTGGTGATCGATTGTGAGGTTGCGGTTGTGGTTGCGGCTGATGCCTGATGAGGAACAGCTGTATAAGTAGAGAGAAGAATGGCACTCAATAATGTGATCGCTACGCTTCGTTTCATGGGTGTTATCCTGCCTCCTAATGTAATAAATCTAG
This region includes:
- a CDS encoding STAS domain-containing protein, with protein sequence MNTRKSLKFSTTTQRENGVCTVSLRGELDLSAAPDFRKVMDPLVGIDDADLVLNLKELKYIDSTGIGIFLSILKARQGMNSSFYVQEVPDHIRKLFEMTGIAKFFAEQKNSQ
- a CDS encoding sigma-70 family RNA polymerase sigma factor, whose protein sequence is MTDRAAPQASLHESTRLIQLYQQTRDNEIATQLIRKYDSMVKMAAAKIARNRPDLYEDLYQVGEMALVRLLQQYDSELGIPFEPYAMKSMIGHMKNYLRDKSWYIQVPRRIKEKGALVQQAIDELTLKLERSPNVQEIAEYLELSVEETVEVLAGRDCYHYVSLDSPLSPDESAVTLGEVISADADDYDALENRMDLQQALGQLKAQEQQVLLMAYQEGQSQRAIARKLGISQMSVSRIQKRATERLKQIMNHMNTT
- a CDS encoding PP2C family protein-serine/threonine phosphatase produces the protein MRILIVDDNPTNTMIIREILKKENYRNTVTVTSARDMFERLGVKNLDAVEESGPSDVDLILLDMMMPEMDGIQACRILQRSEHLKEIPIIVVTAVGDSHKLAEALDAGAVDYVTKPINKVELMARIRLALRLKLEKDWHRNRDQRIQEELKLASLVQNAVLSPPIHDSEVEIDALYKPSYELAGDLYSWYSLGEGKYAVILLDMMGHGISSSLFCMFISSVLKDTVFTYVEPKLVIEELNRRFIQLHIESKLIQYYFTAIYLVVDTRRKVIEYVNAGHPPALLYTNNKQPVRLDQVGPPVGLFDGIETHPQILHYEGPGHLVLYTDGLMDGQEDSLEARQAWLEEQLNTCSHHFDREMMSRLFFEDAVPLNREDDKCLVWISFK
- a CDS encoding C40 family peptidase, producing MKRSVAITLLSAILLSTYTAVPHQASAATTTATSQSITKGHIVGGVNFRDQPSLSGKVIGFLKKGSEVTVLDQSNKYFYLVKTEDGSIGYVSSNEKYIQLETVNTAPSQPLLNLPATVTYGVNLRDQPSTSGNVITMLRKGTTLTILEQSNEHFYKVQTNDGTIGYVSTIDKYLEIGGQSSTPQPTPTPAPSSGISQQIEQVIQAGMKYLGTPYEYGSSRSNTNTFDCSDFVRQAYKDALGITLPADSRKQGDYIKSNGTAVYRIDQLKRGDLVFFMSYKGSSAKSYQGIDKQSQRITHVAIYLGNGQLLHTYSNESGGVIVDKLDGSWVYRFMFGGSVLK
- the rsbW gene encoding anti-sigma B factor RsbW, whose protein sequence is MVEETERIVISLPATAEYVDIVRLNLYGIASKMGFSYEEIEDMKVAVSEACNNTVLYAYKQDAGKMEITFEILTDALSITVKDEGESFEPWRQAGGVTLHEKELSEAPIGGLGFYLMQALMDDVRVETQSGKGTRVTMVRRLQRSEEKV
- the yyaC gene encoding spore protease YyaC; protein product: MQEQKEWPAAGVNRRKLSGGELAAFFADIRARHLREDVTFLCIGTDRSTGDALGPLVGTKLTEQGFEHVIGTLREPCDATNLERRMAEIPEGRVIIAIDACLGMADSVGTYLVSSQPLQPAQSVGASLPEVGHYSIAAVVNVNGPKPYWTLQMTSLYKVMQMADEIAGAAASAFR
- a CDS encoding DUF948 domain-containing protein encodes the protein MIWEISVAVAAAAFVVLVVYLVKTLKAAEHSLKTTTETLKDVQKTIDELGSDVRQVVRQANELTSDIQHKMKQIDPLMESVKHAGEVLSEVTLATKQVSAALASRIASRPLSVKRKAPASPAPATSVPSAQPLQAEGEQPVQEANRKSANWVKWVDVAADVWQKYRS
- a CDS encoding DUF1128 family protein; the protein is MDLSIKSKENIEFMIEAIKSKLKMASAAAMSASAFHVNQYDDIRDVYDIVMSKERLSISEVEALAQELGRLRNKA
- a CDS encoding alpha/beta fold hydrolase, whose protein sequence is MDKVTVNGTTIAYEQQGQGETVVLLHGFCGSSAYWEKVQPLLAEQYQVIAPDLRGHGATTAPVGAYTIDQMADDVAGLMEALGITKYTLLGHSMGGYTALSLAQRYADRLNAFGLIHSTGYPDSEEAKEKRLQAVSRIRSEGITHFVDGLVPGLFAPDNVSKLGAEVDRVKEIGYKTPPQGATGAALAMRERPDRRDVMEATSLPLLLVAGESDTVVPMARLFTTEGPNVTKAVIKGAGHMSMYEAPEQLTAVIADFMRSVTEKTVEV
- a CDS encoding DUF6483 family protein, with the translated sequence MLRRDYLMKMIEEMTEVLGKVFMLKQQKKKIEALWTLDELFKGQFRLSSQLLENLPAKDIVRLFQSGGEIEADKLQSLSRLLKEEGDVYESSGEPDEAAKRWIKSLHLYLTAALHGADRSLWDLPAAIAELQSLLKPYRLPPDTEWLVLQWEEGEGRYDQAENALYRLLEEGHATKEDAVEFYQRLLALPRDTLAAGGLPAEEVEEGLADVEARF
- a CDS encoding asparaginase; protein product: MNYNEALLVNEYRGGLLECAHYGHICVVDEQGNIVGQAGNPRATVFTRSAAKPIQAIPGIRAGMKEAYGLTDEEIAIMAASHRAEEIHVETLNRLLEKTGLTEERLVCAPSLPLDRVAKEQLLRQGGTYRRIYHNCSGKHLGVLAYCKMKGYPLESYNHPEHPVQKEILVTLAGLAGIPEAQISLGTDGCGFPVFALPLSALASAYLKLACPDLIEDSATAEAVRVITGAMNRQPLLVAGTGRIDSILLGDPNIVAKGGFKGVYAFALRRERLGITFKIQDGSEEEWGMIALSVLEQLGYENEGTLQKLREAFPSSIKNDEGWEVGQAEIAFQLER